In one Streptomyces marincola genomic region, the following are encoded:
- a CDS encoding DUF3039 domain-containing protein, with product MSTLEPERGAGTGTLVEPTPQTTHGDGDHERFAHYVQKDKIMASAMDGTPVVALCGKVWVPGRDPKKYPVCPTCKEIYESMGSFGGGKDGGKGGKK from the coding sequence ATGAGCACTCTTGAGCCCGAGCGCGGGGCGGGCACCGGCACGCTCGTCGAGCCCACCCCGCAGACGACGCACGGCGATGGCGACCACGAGCGCTTCGCCCACTATGTCCAGAAGGACAAGATCATGGCGAGCGCGATGGACGGCACGCCCGTCGTCGCGCTCTGCGGCAAGGTCTGGGTGCCGGGCCGGGACCCCAAGAAGTACCCGGTGTGCCCCACCTGCAAGGAGATCTACGAGTCCATGGGCTCGTTCGGCGGCGGCAAGGACGGCGGCAAGGGCGGCAAGAAGTAG
- a CDS encoding (2Fe-2S)-binding protein: MSNDQQPEPRAFGPQPGWGGEYDAEATAFIELPGGYPEGSGGEPLAAPGHGFQPPEIASPAATPVTAEATMDPGATGQWTMPFTSPGGQSAAGAPSAPGAHAGAGDAFAGGLPAGAAGAGQPPGARAAAMGQGAAAALAGARRPPGGAPPPGRGDDGPRDDAHAPAPWPAQDPAPRPAQDPAPWPAQDPGEPHPAEAGETELAPPVEAVPGGSRSEHPEVAYVLHVNGVERPVSGAWIGESLLYVLRERLGLAGAKDGCSQGECGACSVQVDGRLVAACLVPAATAAGSEIRTVEGLSADGSPSDVQRALAAGAVQCGFCLPGMAMTVHDLLQGNHTPSELETRQALCGNLCRCSGYRGVLDAVRAVVEERSGARSGSGDGQGAEGAGAAGAAAGAGAQDQGDEAGHGGPQERAPRIPHQSGPPAGGM; the protein is encoded by the coding sequence ATGAGCAACGATCAGCAGCCGGAGCCGCGCGCCTTCGGCCCGCAACCGGGCTGGGGCGGCGAGTACGACGCGGAGGCCACGGCGTTCATAGAGCTGCCGGGCGGCTACCCGGAGGGCTCGGGCGGCGAGCCGCTCGCGGCCCCTGGGCACGGCTTCCAGCCCCCCGAGATCGCCAGCCCCGCGGCCACGCCGGTCACCGCCGAGGCCACCATGGACCCGGGCGCGACCGGGCAGTGGACGATGCCGTTCACCTCACCGGGTGGTCAGAGCGCGGCCGGCGCCCCGAGCGCGCCCGGCGCGCACGCCGGGGCGGGCGACGCGTTCGCCGGCGGCCTGCCCGCGGGCGCCGCCGGCGCGGGCCAGCCGCCCGGCGCGCGGGCCGCCGCGATGGGCCAGGGCGCCGCCGCGGCCCTGGCCGGCGCGCGGCGCCCGCCCGGCGGGGCGCCCCCGCCCGGCCGGGGCGACGACGGACCGCGGGACGACGCGCACGCCCCCGCGCCGTGGCCGGCGCAGGACCCGGCGCCGCGGCCTGCCCAGGACCCGGCCCCGTGGCCGGCGCAGGACCCGGGCGAGCCTCACCCGGCGGAGGCGGGCGAGACGGAGCTCGCGCCGCCGGTCGAGGCGGTGCCGGGCGGCAGCCGCAGCGAGCACCCCGAGGTGGCGTACGTGCTCCACGTCAACGGCGTGGAGCGGCCCGTCTCCGGCGCGTGGATCGGCGAGTCCCTGCTGTACGTGCTGCGCGAGCGGCTCGGGCTGGCCGGCGCGAAGGACGGCTGCTCGCAGGGCGAGTGCGGCGCGTGCTCGGTGCAGGTGGACGGGCGGCTCGTCGCCGCCTGCCTGGTGCCCGCCGCGACGGCGGCGGGCAGCGAGATCCGCACCGTCGAGGGCCTGAGCGCCGACGGATCGCCGTCCGACGTGCAACGGGCGCTCGCGGCCGGAGCGGTCCAGTGCGGCTTCTGCCTGCCGGGCATGGCCATGACCGTGCACGACCTGCTTCAGGGCAACCACACCCCGAGCGAGCTGGAGACCCGGCAGGCCCTGTGCGGCAACCTGTGCCGGTGCTCCGGCTACCGGGGCGTGCTCGACGCGGTGCGCGCGGTGGTCGAGGAGCGTTCGGGCGCCCGTTCCGGCAGCGGCGACGGGCAGGGGGCCGAGGGCGCCGGGGCGGCGGGGGCCGCCGCCGGGGCGGGCGCCCAGGACCAGGGCGACGAGGCAGGCCACGGCGGGCCGCAGGAGCGCGCGCCCCGCATTCCGCACCAGTCAGGGCCCCCGGCAGGAGGCATGTGA
- a CDS encoding DEAD/DEAH box helicase, whose protein sequence is MTTTASPSPHSSHLSPAFPGRAPWGTASKLRAWQQAAMESYLQAQPRDFLAVATPGAGKTTFALTLASWLLHHHVVQQVTVVAPTEHLKTQWADAAARIGIRLDPEYSAGPVGRDYHGVAVTYAGIGVRPMLHRNRCEQRKTLVILDEIHHAGDSRSWGEACLEAFEPATRRLALTGTPFRSDTNPIPFVTYAEGTDGVRRSVADYTYGYGNALADGVVRPVIFLSYSGSMRWRTKAGDEVAARLGEPMTKDATSQAWRTALDPKGEWMPAVLGAADRRLDEVRRSVPDAGGLVIATDQDSARAYAKLLRGISGTAPTVVLSDDGGASGRIEEFRQSQDRWLVAVRMVSEGVDVPRLAVGVYATTISTPLFFAQAVGRFVRSRRRGETASVFLPTIPSLLGFAHELELERDHVLDKPKRGNEEEDPYGPEADLLKEAEREQDEPDGEQDQLPFEALESEAVFDRVMYDGAEFGMQAHPGSEEEQDYLGIPGLLEPDQVRMLLHKRQQRQIAHSRRKPDDEADLLELPAERRPVLSHKEMMELRRELNSLVGAYAHQSGKPHGVIHTELRRACGGPPTAEATAGQLRQRVAKVKEWATRMR, encoded by the coding sequence GTGACCACCACCGCCTCGCCCTCCCCGCACTCCTCCCACCTCTCACCCGCCTTCCCCGGCCGCGCCCCCTGGGGCACCGCGAGCAAGCTGCGGGCCTGGCAGCAGGCGGCGATGGAGTCCTATCTCCAGGCCCAGCCCCGTGACTTCCTCGCCGTGGCCACGCCGGGCGCGGGAAAGACGACGTTCGCGCTCACGCTGGCCTCCTGGCTGCTGCACCACCACGTGGTCCAGCAGGTGACGGTGGTGGCACCCACGGAGCACCTGAAGACCCAGTGGGCCGACGCCGCCGCCCGCATAGGCATCAGGCTCGACCCGGAGTACAGCGCGGGGCCCGTGGGCCGCGACTACCACGGCGTCGCGGTGACCTACGCGGGCATCGGCGTCCGGCCGATGCTGCACCGCAACCGCTGCGAGCAGCGCAAGACCCTGGTCATCCTGGACGAGATCCACCACGCGGGGGACTCGCGTTCGTGGGGCGAGGCGTGCCTTGAGGCGTTCGAACCGGCCACGCGCCGGCTGGCGCTGACCGGCACGCCGTTCCGCTCGGACACCAACCCGATCCCGTTCGTCACCTACGCGGAGGGAACGGACGGCGTCCGCAGGTCGGTGGCCGACTACACCTACGGCTACGGCAACGCGCTGGCCGACGGCGTGGTCCGGCCGGTGATCTTCCTCTCCTACAGCGGCAGCATGCGCTGGCGGACGAAGGCGGGCGACGAGGTGGCCGCCCGGCTCGGCGAGCCGATGACGAAGGACGCGACCTCCCAGGCGTGGCGCACCGCGCTCGACCCGAAGGGCGAGTGGATGCCCGCCGTGCTCGGGGCCGCCGACCGGCGGCTCGACGAGGTGCGCAGGTCGGTGCCTGACGCGGGCGGCCTGGTGATCGCCACCGACCAGGACTCGGCCCGCGCCTACGCGAAGCTGCTGCGCGGGATCAGCGGCACGGCGCCCACCGTGGTCCTCTCCGACGACGGCGGCGCCTCCGGCCGCATCGAGGAGTTCAGGCAGTCGCAGGACCGCTGGCTGGTGGCGGTGCGCATGGTGTCCGAAGGCGTGGACGTGCCGCGCCTGGCGGTCGGTGTGTACGCGACGACGATCTCGACGCCGCTGTTCTTCGCGCAGGCCGTGGGGCGTTTCGTGCGGTCGAGGCGGCGCGGCGAGACCGCGTCGGTGTTCCTGCCCACCATTCCGTCGCTGCTCGGCTTCGCCCACGAGCTCGAACTGGAACGCGACCATGTGCTCGACAAGCCCAAGCGCGGGAACGAGGAGGAGGACCCGTACGGGCCCGAGGCCGACCTGCTGAAGGAGGCCGAGCGGGAGCAGGACGAGCCGGACGGCGAGCAGGACCAGCTCCCGTTCGAGGCACTGGAGTCCGAGGCCGTGTTCGACCGGGTGATGTACGACGGGGCCGAGTTCGGGATGCAGGCGCACCCGGGCAGCGAGGAGGAGCAGGACTACCTGGGCATTCCCGGGCTGCTCGAACCCGACCAGGTGCGCATGCTGCTGCACAAGCGGCAGCAGCGGCAGATCGCCCACAGCCGGCGCAAGCCGGACGACGAGGCCGACCTGCTCGAACTGCCCGCGGAGCGGCGGCCCGTGCTCAGCCACAAGGAGATGATGGAGCTGCGCCGCGAGCTGAACTCGCTGGTGGGCGCGTACGCGCACCAGTCGGGCAAGCCGCACGGCGTGATCCACACCGAGTTGCGCAGGGCGTGCGGCGGCCCGCCCACGGCGGAGGCGACGGCGGGGCAGCTGCGGCAGCGGGTGGCGAAGGTCAAGGAGTGGGCCACGCGCATGCGGTGA
- a CDS encoding FAD binding domain-containing protein — MSTHAPHAPGTDRLVALPATLDEAVAALAEVPAAVPVAGGTDLMAGVNAGLLRPAALVGLSRLAELRGWAYQDGHALLGACLTHSRMSRPDFAALIPALAAASRSAGPPQVRNAGTLGGNIISAAPAGDTLPVLAALEATLLIAGPDGEGRQIPVGNLLAGRDRLRPGELLAHVRVPLLHATQTFLKATSRTGPGRSVASVAVVLDPVHREVRCAVGAVAPMPLRPLDAERWVASLIDWDGRRGLAPEALAAFGDYVGMACIPDPEVPADGGDPVQLPPAVLHLRRTVATLARRGLGRALA; from the coding sequence TTGAGCACGCACGCACCGCATGCACCGGGTACGGACCGGCTCGTCGCGCTCCCGGCCACGCTCGACGAAGCGGTGGCCGCGCTGGCGGAAGTGCCCGCGGCCGTGCCCGTCGCCGGAGGCACCGACCTGATGGCGGGCGTCAACGCCGGGTTGCTGCGCCCGGCCGCCCTCGTCGGTCTCTCCCGGCTCGCCGAACTGCGCGGCTGGGCCTACCAGGACGGGCACGCCCTGCTCGGCGCGTGCCTGACCCACTCCCGCATGAGCCGGCCCGACTTCGCCGCGCTGATCCCCGCGCTGGCCGCCGCGTCGAGATCCGCCGGCCCCCCGCAGGTGCGCAACGCCGGGACGCTGGGCGGCAACATCATCTCCGCGGCCCCCGCCGGGGACACGCTGCCGGTGCTCGCCGCCCTGGAGGCGACCCTGCTCATCGCGGGCCCGGACGGCGAGGGCAGGCAGATCCCCGTCGGCAACCTGCTGGCCGGCCGGGACCGGCTGCGGCCGGGTGAACTGCTCGCCCACGTGCGGGTGCCGCTGCTGCACGCGACCCAGACGTTCCTGAAGGCGACCAGCCGCACGGGGCCTGGCCGTTCCGTCGCCTCGGTGGCCGTGGTGCTCGACCCGGTGCACCGGGAGGTGCGCTGCGCGGTCGGCGCCGTCGCGCCCATGCCGCTGCGCCCGCTGGACGCCGAGCGCTGGGTGGCCTCGCTCATCGACTGGGACGGGCGGCGGGGGCTGGCGCCCGAGGCGCTCGCCGCGTTCGGCGACTACGTCGGCATGGCGTGCATTCCCGACCCGGAAGTTCCGGCCGATGGCGGCGATCCCGTCCAACTACCCCCCGCCGTGCTGCATTTGAGGCGTACCGTGGCAACACTCGCCCGCCGTGGACTCGGAAGGGCCCTCGCATGA
- a CDS encoding S16 family serine protease produces the protein MSATPPKQQPSAAPSSPAGRRPLWLAACALLVVALLAVAALAPLPYSVTRPGLTADVLGEHDGEPVITITGAEVRDPAGELRMTTITATSPDATVRLPEVVTGWFAGDRAVMPRDSVYPVGDNREEIQEHNEGQMRASQHAAVAAALDYLGLEADDVTVELSLADVGGPSAGLLLSLGIVDLLHGDGAGGDLTGGLTVAGTGTIEPDGTVGSVGGVPLKTQAARRDGATVFLVPRAECGDASANLPEGLTLLPVTTLDGAVADLRALAAGEQAPSC, from the coding sequence ATGTCCGCGACCCCGCCGAAGCAGCAGCCGTCCGCCGCGCCCTCCTCGCCGGCCGGCCGCCGCCCGCTGTGGCTCGCCGCGTGCGCGCTGCTGGTCGTCGCGCTGCTCGCGGTCGCCGCCCTGGCCCCGCTGCCGTACTCGGTGACCCGGCCGGGGCTGACCGCGGACGTCCTGGGCGAGCACGACGGCGAGCCGGTGATCACCATCACCGGCGCCGAGGTGCGCGATCCCGCGGGCGAGCTGCGCATGACGACGATCACCGCCACGTCCCCCGACGCGACCGTGCGCCTGCCCGAGGTGGTCACCGGCTGGTTCGCCGGGGACCGGGCCGTGATGCCCCGCGACTCGGTCTATCCGGTCGGCGACAACCGCGAGGAGATCCAGGAGCACAACGAGGGGCAGATGCGCGCGTCGCAGCACGCGGCGGTCGCCGCGGCCCTCGACTACCTCGGACTCGAAGCGGACGACGTCACGGTCGAGTTGAGCCTGGCCGACGTCGGCGGCCCGAGCGCGGGGCTGCTGCTTTCGCTCGGCATCGTGGACCTGCTGCACGGCGACGGGGCCGGCGGCGACCTGACCGGCGGGCTCACCGTCGCGGGCACGGGCACCATCGAGCCGGACGGAACGGTCGGCTCCGTGGGGGGCGTTCCGCTCAAGACCCAGGCCGCGCGGCGGGACGGCGCGACGGTCTTCCTCGTGCCGCGCGCCGAGTGCGGCGACGCCTCGGCGAACCTGCCCGAGGGCCTGACGCTGCTTCCTGTGACCACACTCGACGGCGCGGTGGCCGACCTGCGGGCGCTCGCGGCCGGCGAGCAGGCGCCGTCCTGCTGA
- a CDS encoding IclR family transcriptional regulator → MTAETSQTLDRGLRVLKLLAETDHGLTVTELSKQLGVNRTVVYRLLATLEQHSLVRRDAGGRVRVGVGVLGLGRQVHPLVREAALPALRSLAEDVGATAHLTVVDGTDALAVAVVEPSWTDYHVAYRTGYRHALDRGAAGRAILTGRCKDIENEDGFVLTQGELEAGACGAAAPLPGDCGIEGSVGVVMLNESVPPEVGPRVVRAAREVAAVLR, encoded by the coding sequence GTGACCGCGGAGACCTCGCAGACACTCGACCGGGGACTGCGCGTCCTGAAGCTGCTCGCCGAGACCGATCACGGCCTGACCGTGACCGAACTGTCCAAGCAGCTCGGCGTCAACCGCACGGTCGTCTACCGCCTGCTCGCCACGCTCGAACAGCACTCCCTGGTCCGGCGCGACGCCGGCGGCCGGGTCCGCGTCGGGGTCGGCGTGCTCGGGCTCGGCCGCCAGGTCCACCCGCTGGTGCGGGAGGCCGCGCTGCCCGCGCTCCGGTCGCTCGCCGAGGACGTGGGCGCCACGGCGCACCTCACGGTCGTCGACGGCACCGACGCGCTGGCCGTCGCCGTCGTCGAGCCGAGCTGGACCGACTACCACGTCGCCTACCGCACCGGCTACCGGCACGCGCTCGACCGGGGCGCGGCCGGGCGCGCGATACTCACCGGGCGCTGCAAGGACATCGAGAACGAGGACGGGTTCGTGCTGACCCAGGGGGAGCTCGAAGCCGGCGCGTGCGGCGCCGCCGCGCCCCTGCCGGGGGACTGCGGGATCGAGGGCAGCGTCGGGGTGGTCATGCTGAACGAGTCGGTGCCGCCCGAGGTGGGCCCGCGCGTGGTCAGGGCCGCCAGGGAAGTGGCGGCGGTCCTGCGTTAG
- a CDS encoding YqgE/AlgH family protein — MTEASSLTGRLLVATPALSDPNFDRSVVLMLDHDREGALGVVLNRPTPVGVSEVLQPWAELAGEPGVVFQGGPVALDAALALAVVPRGGPLGWRRVHGSIGLVDLDAPPEVLAAEVGSLRVFAGYAGWGPDQLESELDEGAWYVVDSEPGDVSAPEPEGLWRAVLRRQHGTLALLATYPDDPSLN; from the coding sequence ATGACCGAGGCGTCCTCGCTCACCGGCCGACTGCTGGTGGCCACCCCGGCACTGTCCGACCCCAATTTCGACCGCTCCGTGGTGCTGATGCTCGACCACGACCGCGAGGGCGCTCTCGGCGTCGTCCTCAACCGCCCGACCCCCGTCGGGGTCTCCGAGGTGCTCCAGCCCTGGGCCGAGCTGGCCGGCGAGCCCGGTGTCGTCTTCCAGGGCGGCCCCGTCGCCCTGGACGCGGCCCTCGCGCTCGCCGTCGTGCCGCGCGGCGGGCCGCTCGGCTGGCGCCGCGTGCACGGCTCGATCGGCCTCGTCGACCTCGACGCCCCTCCCGAGGTGCTCGCCGCCGAGGTGGGCAGCCTGCGGGTCTTCGCCGGATACGCGGGCTGGGGCCCCGACCAGCTGGAGAGCGAGCTGGACGAGGGGGCCTGGTACGTCGTGGACTCCGAGCCCGGCGACGTCTCGGCGCCGGAGCCCGAAGGGCTGTGGCGTGCCGTTCTGCGTCGGCAGCACGGCACTCTGGCCCTGCTCGCCACATACCCGGACGACCCGTCGCTCAATTAG
- a CDS encoding MFS transporter — protein MTETDADASTGAPTGAAVTPPPERDGGVLSAPYRALTLGCVSTILLIAFEAMAVGTAMPAAAEALDGLALYAFAFSAFFTTSLLGMVLSGQWCDRSGPTAPVLAGVAAFSSGLLLSGAAQSMWVFVLGRAAQGVGGGLVIVALYVTVRRAYPERLRPAALASFSAAWVVPSMVGPVIAGTVTERFGWRWVFLGITALVILPVLVMLPQLRRLGDGRDGEQPAPRFDGRRLRLAVAVAAGAGLLQLGGQELRWLSLVPVLAGVALLAPSAARLLPRGTFLAGRGLPSVIALRGLISAAYLSTQSFVPLMLVTQRGLTYTQAGLALAASGGLWALGSFAQSRPGAERHRFRLVRLGTVLIAAGVALTPLVLFEAVPVWTPALTLAIGCFGMGLVTASVGVLVLRLSEPREAGENVASLQVCDSLGNVVMLTVVGTLFAALGGDATAVGHDAAATAEAGTNVGPGAFVAVYAATAAAASLAVFVGGRLRAPGARGGDGVPGA, from the coding sequence ATGACCGAGACCGATGCCGACGCTTCCACCGGCGCGCCCACCGGGGCGGCGGTGACGCCGCCTCCGGAGCGGGACGGCGGGGTGCTCAGCGCGCCCTACCGGGCGCTCACGCTCGGGTGCGTGAGCACGATCCTGCTGATCGCGTTCGAGGCCATGGCCGTGGGCACGGCCATGCCTGCGGCGGCCGAGGCGCTCGACGGGCTGGCGCTGTACGCGTTCGCGTTCTCGGCCTTCTTCACCACCAGCCTGCTCGGCATGGTCCTCTCCGGCCAGTGGTGCGACCGGAGCGGGCCGACCGCGCCCGTGCTCGCCGGGGTGGCCGCGTTCTCCTCGGGGCTGCTGCTGTCCGGCGCCGCGCAGTCGATGTGGGTCTTCGTGCTCGGGCGCGCCGCGCAGGGCGTGGGCGGCGGCCTCGTGATCGTCGCGCTGTACGTGACCGTGCGGCGGGCGTACCCCGAGCGGCTGCGCCCGGCGGCGCTCGCGTCGTTCTCGGCGGCCTGGGTGGTGCCCTCCATGGTGGGCCCGGTGATCGCCGGCACCGTGACGGAACGTTTCGGCTGGCGCTGGGTCTTCCTCGGCATCACCGCGCTCGTGATCCTCCCCGTGCTGGTGATGCTGCCCCAGCTGCGGAGGCTGGGCGACGGGCGGGACGGGGAGCAGCCCGCTCCGCGCTTCGACGGCCGGCGGCTGCGGCTCGCCGTGGCGGTCGCGGCCGGTGCCGGGCTGCTCCAGCTCGGCGGGCAGGAGCTGCGCTGGCTCTCCCTGGTCCCGGTGCTCGCGGGCGTCGCGCTGCTCGCGCCGTCCGCGGCGCGGCTGCTGCCCCGCGGCACGTTCCTCGCGGGCCGCGGCCTGCCCTCGGTGATCGCGCTGCGCGGGCTCATATCGGCCGCCTACCTGTCCACGCAGAGCTTCGTGCCGCTGATGCTGGTGACCCAGCGCGGCCTCACCTACACGCAGGCGGGCCTCGCGCTCGCCGCGTCCGGCGGCCTGTGGGCCCTGGGCTCGTTCGCGCAGTCCCGGCCGGGGGCGGAACGCCACCGGTTCCGGCTGGTGCGCCTCGGCACCGTGCTCATCGCGGCCGGTGTCGCGCTGACGCCGCTGGTGCTGTTCGAGGCGGTGCCGGTGTGGACCCCGGCGCTCACCCTCGCCATCGGCTGCTTCGGGATGGGCCTGGTGACCGCCTCGGTCGGCGTGCTGGTGCTGCGGTTGTCAGAGCCGCGCGAGGCGGGCGAGAACGTCGCCTCCCTCCAGGTGTGCGACAGCCTGGGGAACGTGGTGATGCTCACGGTCGTCGGCACGCTCTTCGCCGCCCTGGGCGGGGACGCGACCGCCGTCGGGCACGACGCGGCGGCCACGGCCGAGGCCGGGACGAACGTGGGCCCCGGCGCGTTCGTCGCGGTCTACGCGGCCACGGCCGCCGCCGCGTCGCTCGCCGTCTTCGTCGGCGGGCGCCTGCGCGCGCCGGGGGCGCGCGGCGGGGACGGGGTGCCCGGCGCGTGA
- a CDS encoding xanthine dehydrogenase family protein molybdopterin-binding subunit, with translation MVSPGTPPAARDQDRREARHGLGTSLPPAEAEAKVLGTHPYTADLWAEGLLWAAVLRSPHPHARIRNIDVSEAAGMPGVRTVVTHADVTGDAGLGRTVTDRPPLAADLVRYHGEPVAAVAADHPETARLAAAAIVVEYEVLDAVTDPEKAFEAPPLHPDGNLIRHIPLRHGDPGATGEIVVEGLYRIGRQDPAPIGAESGLAVPRPDGGVEVYTASTDPHGDRDRLAACLGLAQEQVKIYVTGVPGALGDREDLGFQLPLALLAIRSGSPVKLTATREESFLGHAHRHPTLLRYWHHADREGKLVKVEAQVLMDAGAYADDSAEALAAAVSFAAGPYVVPNAAVDGWVVRTNNPPAGYVRGEGAMQVCAAYEGQMDKLAARLGLDPAEVRARNVLGTGDPLPTGQAVTCPAPVAELLAAVREAPLPALPKDGPVEDWLLPGGPDGAADPGAVRRGVGYALGMVHMLGAEGADEVSTATVKVEGSVATVLCAAVETGQGFATLARQIVQDVLGVDEVHVAPVDTDLPAAGPGGRGRHTWVSGGAVERAAKMVRTQLLQPLAANFGMSAELLSIADGKITSYDGVLSTTVREALEGKELWATAQCRPHPTEPLDEAGRGDAFVGLAFAAVRAVVDVDVELGAVRVVEMAIAQDVGRVLNPRQLRARIEAGVTQGVGAALTEHLRVVRGVVRRADLSGYALPTALDAPDVRIVRLIEERDVVAPFGAKAVSAVPVVVSPAAVAAAVRAATGRPVNRLPIRPQAAVGVPTGAG, from the coding sequence ATGGTCTCGCCGGGCACGCCGCCCGCGGCCAGGGACCAGGACCGCCGCGAGGCGCGGCACGGCCTCGGTACCTCGCTGCCGCCGGCCGAGGCGGAGGCCAAGGTGCTCGGCACCCACCCGTACACCGCGGACCTGTGGGCCGAGGGGCTGCTGTGGGCCGCCGTGCTGCGCTCGCCGCACCCGCACGCGCGCATCAGGAACATCGACGTCTCGGAGGCGGCCGGCATGCCCGGCGTGCGCACGGTCGTGACGCACGCGGACGTGACCGGCGACGCGGGCCTCGGCCGCACGGTCACCGACCGGCCGCCGCTGGCCGCCGACCTGGTCAGGTACCACGGCGAGCCGGTGGCCGCCGTGGCGGCCGACCACCCGGAGACCGCCCGCCTGGCCGCCGCGGCGATCGTCGTCGAGTACGAGGTGCTCGACGCGGTGACCGACCCGGAGAAGGCGTTCGAGGCGCCGCCCCTGCACCCCGACGGCAACCTGATCCGGCACATCCCGCTGCGGCACGGCGACCCCGGCGCCACCGGCGAGATCGTCGTCGAGGGCCTGTACCGCATCGGCCGCCAGGACCCGGCGCCGATCGGCGCCGAGTCGGGCCTCGCGGTGCCGCGGCCCGACGGCGGGGTTGAGGTCTACACCGCGAGCACCGACCCGCACGGCGACCGCGACCGGCTCGCCGCCTGCCTCGGCCTCGCCCAGGAGCAGGTCAAGATCTACGTGACCGGCGTGCCCGGCGCCCTCGGCGACCGGGAGGACCTCGGCTTCCAACTGCCGCTCGCGCTCCTCGCGATCCGCAGCGGCAGCCCGGTCAAGCTGACGGCGACCCGCGAGGAGTCGTTCCTCGGGCACGCGCACCGGCACCCGACGCTGCTGCGCTACTGGCACCACGCCGACCGCGAGGGGAAGCTGGTCAAGGTCGAGGCGCAGGTGCTGATGGACGCCGGCGCGTACGCGGACGACTCGGCGGAGGCGCTGGCCGCGGCGGTGTCGTTCGCGGCCGGCCCCTACGTCGTGCCGAACGCCGCGGTCGACGGCTGGGTCGTGCGCACCAACAACCCGCCCGCCGGGTACGTGCGCGGCGAGGGCGCGATGCAGGTGTGCGCCGCGTACGAGGGGCAGATGGACAAGCTCGCGGCGCGCCTCGGCCTCGACCCGGCCGAGGTGCGGGCGCGCAACGTGCTGGGCACGGGCGACCCGCTGCCCACCGGCCAGGCCGTCACCTGCCCGGCGCCGGTCGCCGAACTGCTCGCCGCCGTCCGCGAGGCGCCGCTGCCGGCGCTGCCCAAGGACGGGCCGGTGGAGGACTGGCTGCTGCCCGGCGGCCCCGACGGCGCGGCGGACCCGGGCGCGGTGCGCCGGGGCGTCGGCTACGCGCTCGGCATGGTGCACATGCTCGGCGCGGAGGGCGCCGACGAGGTGTCGACGGCGACGGTCAAGGTCGAGGGCTCGGTGGCCACCGTGCTGTGCGCCGCGGTGGAGACCGGACAGGGGTTCGCCACGCTGGCGCGGCAGATCGTGCAGGACGTCCTGGGCGTGGACGAGGTGCACGTGGCGCCGGTCGACACCGACCTGCCGGCGGCGGGGCCGGGCGGCAGGGGCCGCCACACGTGGGTCTCGGGCGGCGCGGTCGAGCGGGCGGCGAAGATGGTCCGCACCCAGCTGCTCCAGCCGCTCGCGGCGAACTTCGGGATGTCGGCCGAGCTGCTGTCGATCGCCGACGGCAAGATCACCTCCTACGACGGGGTGCTGAGCACGACGGTGCGCGAGGCGCTTGAGGGCAAGGAGCTGTGGGCGACCGCGCAGTGCCGCCCGCACCCCACCGAGCCGCTGGACGAGGCGGGCCGGGGGGACGCGTTCGTGGGCCTCGCGTTCGCCGCGGTGCGGGCCGTGGTGGACGTGGACGTCGAGCTGGGCGCCGTGCGGGTGGTCGAGATGGCCATCGCGCAGGACGTCGGCCGGGTGCTGAACCCGCGGCAGCTCAGGGCCCGGATCGAGGCGGGCGTGACGCAGGGCGTGGGCGCCGCGCTCACCGAGCACCTGCGCGTCGTGCGCGGTGTCGTGCGCCGGGCGGATCTGTCGGGGTACGCGCTGCCCACGGCGTTGGACGCGCCTGACGTGCGCATCGTGCGCCTGATCGAGGAGCGGGACGTCGTCGCGCCGTTCGGAGCCAAGGCGGTCAGCGCCGTGCCCGTGGTGGTGTCGCCCGCCGCGGTGGCGGCGGCGGTCAGGGCGGCGACCGGCCGCCCGGTGAACCGGCTGCCCATCCGGCCGCAGGCCGCGGTGGGCGTGCCGACCGGCGCCGGCTGA